One genomic window of Psychrobacter cibarius includes the following:
- a CDS encoding MFS transporter, with protein MSTEYQFKPHERPFMLGSPATPDHPVRRKVFYLLIGIFIGLTASFQNGLLVANLTQIQGEMGLTPVEGGWISVAYNMTNACVTVLLYKIRQQFGMSLFSKITLFFLLAATSMQWLVSSNLLSTTIGISIEPYYLELLARGFSGVVASAMTVLSIFYCLQGMPTARRISGLILGFGLVQFGIPLSRIISPYLAVDGQLEGLFLFQVGLSLICFGLINILELPPGNTEKVFEKLDLVSFGFFASGLAALSVFLVQGRIQWWTMPWLSYPLIIAVVTISIALWIETHRKNPMLQVRWMRSRTIIAFMITGAVMRILLSEQSVGAAGLLANLGYGNDQLIVFYAIILVASILALVISIFTTKATDLRRPVIFAVALIAIGAWIDTGVSLNSAPYMFYFSQFIIAFAAVYFMGPMVFEGMFRAIANGPAYIISFSVIFGISQTVGGLAGAAGIQAFTTIRTQMHYADMVSSMNTTDPATMTQMLQGVQRQATVAAYDDLFFLMAVGATITALYLLMVYFYYLYHKRNPLGKELAALAEMMGKK; from the coding sequence ATGAGTACTGAATACCAGTTTAAGCCCCATGAACGACCATTCATGCTTGGCTCGCCTGCCACCCCTGATCACCCTGTGCGCCGTAAAGTATTTTATTTACTGATTGGTATTTTTATAGGCTTAACTGCCAGCTTTCAGAACGGTCTATTGGTCGCAAATCTCACTCAAATCCAAGGTGAAATGGGCTTAACACCAGTAGAAGGTGGCTGGATATCAGTCGCTTACAATATGACCAATGCTTGTGTCACGGTGCTGCTGTACAAAATTCGCCAGCAATTTGGCATGTCGTTATTTAGCAAAATCACTTTGTTCTTTTTATTGGCAGCCACCAGTATGCAGTGGTTGGTCAGTAGCAATCTACTCAGTACGACGATTGGGATTAGCATTGAGCCTTATTATTTAGAACTGCTCGCCCGTGGCTTTAGTGGTGTGGTGGCTAGTGCGATGACGGTATTGTCTATTTTTTATTGTCTACAAGGCATGCCAACTGCTCGGCGTATCAGCGGACTGATATTAGGGTTCGGCTTGGTGCAGTTTGGCATTCCACTGTCACGGATTATCTCGCCTTATTTAGCCGTTGATGGTCAGCTTGAAGGTTTATTTTTATTTCAAGTGGGATTATCGCTGATTTGCTTTGGGCTTATTAACATTCTTGAGCTACCACCGGGCAACACGGAAAAGGTCTTTGAAAAACTTGATTTGGTGAGTTTTGGCTTTTTTGCCAGTGGTCTTGCCGCCCTATCGGTATTTTTAGTACAAGGTAGAATTCAATGGTGGACGATGCCTTGGCTTAGCTATCCATTGATCATTGCCGTCGTGACTATCTCGATTGCTTTATGGATTGAGACCCATCGCAAAAACCCAATGCTACAAGTGCGCTGGATGCGTAGTCGCACCATTATTGCCTTTATGATTACTGGTGCCGTCATGCGCATTTTGCTGTCTGAGCAAAGTGTGGGTGCCGCAGGATTATTAGCAAACCTTGGTTATGGTAATGACCAGCTGATTGTTTTTTATGCCATCATCTTGGTGGCTAGCATACTGGCATTAGTGATTAGCATTTTTACCACCAAAGCGACGGATCTGCGCCGACCCGTGATTTTTGCGGTTGCATTGATTGCGATTGGTGCATGGATAGATACGGGTGTGTCACTAAACTCTGCCCCTTATATGTTCTATTTCAGTCAGTTTATAATCGCTTTTGCTGCCGTTTACTTCATGGGACCAATGGTATTTGAAGGTATGTTTCGCGCCATTGCTAACGGACCTGCCTATATTATTAGCTTCTCGGTGATTTTTGGTATCTCACAAACTGTCGGCGGTTTGGCAGGCGCGGCAGGTATTCAAGCATTTACCACCATTCGTACTCAGATGCATTATGCCGATATGGTCAGTTCAATGAATACCACTGATCCTGCTACGATGACCCAAATGCTACAGGGTGTGCAACGTCAAGCAACGGTCGCCGCTTATGATGATTTATTCTTTTTGATGGCCGTGGGCGCCACTATCACCGCGCTATATTTATTGATGGTTTATTTTTATTACCTTTATCATAAACGCAATCCACTTGGTAAAGAACTTGCCGCATTGGCAGAAATGATGGGCAAAAAATAA
- a CDS encoding glutathione S-transferase yields MIRLHHLNQSRSLRILWLLEELGVPYEIISHQRDPNTHLAPDSLKAVHPLGKSPVIEMDGQLYAESGAITELLIERFAPERLRPTTDSVDYGHYLQWINFAESSLMLPLLLELFTKKAGIVDNEFLDGYISQEKHRLLSYLNEEVADKPFIVGHKLSGADFMLSFDLIMLAKREALDDYPHIKQYALQLASLDSYQRSMRLEANYDHSI; encoded by the coding sequence ATGATTCGCTTACATCATCTCAACCAGTCTCGCTCATTACGTATTTTATGGCTTTTAGAAGAGCTGGGCGTGCCTTATGAGATCATTAGTCATCAACGCGATCCTAATACTCATTTGGCACCAGACAGTTTAAAGGCGGTACATCCACTCGGTAAATCTCCGGTTATCGAGATGGATGGTCAACTTTATGCCGAGTCGGGTGCAATCACTGAGTTATTGATTGAGCGATTTGCGCCAGAGCGCTTACGTCCTACGACTGATAGCGTAGACTATGGCCATTATCTGCAATGGATTAACTTTGCTGAAAGCTCGCTCATGTTGCCGTTATTACTGGAGCTATTTACCAAAAAAGCCGGTATTGTCGATAACGAGTTTTTAGATGGTTATATCAGTCAAGAAAAACACAGACTGTTGAGCTATCTAAACGAGGAAGTTGCAGATAAGCCATTTATCGTTGGTCATAAGCTAAGCGGCGCTGACTTTATGCTGTCTTTTGACTTAATCATGCTGGCTAAGCGTGAAGCGTTAGATGATTATCCGCATATCAAGCAGTATGCTTTACAGCTTGCCAGTCTTGATAGCTATCAGCGCAGCATGCGTTTAGAGGCGAATTATGATCACTCAATTTAG
- a CDS encoding iron-containing alcohol dehydrogenase, with amino-acid sequence MNNFQYYNPVRIVFGEGQIKQLSELVPTDARVLITYGGGSAQRTGTLDEVKEALVASGTRTVFEFGGIEANPEFTTLLKAADMVNEHNIDFLLAVGGGSVIDGSKFVALVSSLTEEDGTTVSREQAWNALTSYCRDIDSANDLGAVLTIPATGSEMNSGGVINYSERQAKLPFGNALAFPKFSILDPIKTLTLPERQVMNGVADAFVHVMEQYLTYPVNAKVQDAFAESLLKILIDEGRIVKQDPENLETRKNIMWTATMALNGLIGAGVPQDWTTHMIGHELTSLHSIDHARTLTILLPSVMRELKDSKKEKLLQYAHNVWNITLDDTHQDEDAVIEDAIVRTENFFRELGLPVSLEDAELDASAIDPIIKQLEVHNMVKLGEHSNNDLEVSRRILQRAISSKAA; translated from the coding sequence ATGAATAATTTCCAATATTACAATCCAGTACGTATCGTCTTTGGTGAGGGTCAAATCAAACAACTATCAGAATTGGTCCCGACTGATGCCCGTGTGCTTATCACTTATGGTGGCGGTTCGGCACAGCGCACAGGTACGCTAGACGAAGTAAAAGAAGCCTTGGTTGCAAGTGGTACACGTACCGTATTCGAATTTGGTGGTATTGAAGCCAATCCAGAATTCACGACTCTTTTAAAAGCAGCAGACATGGTCAATGAGCACAATATTGACTTTTTGCTAGCGGTCGGTGGTGGCTCAGTCATTGATGGTAGTAAATTTGTGGCATTGGTATCGTCCCTTACTGAAGAAGATGGCACGACAGTCTCACGCGAACAAGCATGGAATGCATTAACCAGCTATTGCAGAGACATTGATTCTGCCAACGATTTGGGTGCTGTTTTGACCATTCCAGCCACTGGCTCTGAGATGAACTCAGGCGGAGTCATCAATTATAGTGAACGTCAAGCTAAGCTACCATTTGGCAACGCACTTGCCTTCCCTAAGTTCTCAATATTAGATCCAATCAAAACATTGACATTACCTGAGCGTCAAGTGATGAATGGTGTTGCGGATGCCTTTGTCCATGTCATGGAACAGTACCTAACGTATCCAGTCAATGCAAAAGTGCAAGATGCCTTTGCTGAGAGCTTACTGAAAATCCTTATTGATGAAGGTCGTATCGTTAAACAAGATCCAGAAAACTTAGAAACACGTAAGAATATTATGTGGACAGCGACCATGGCACTCAATGGTCTAATCGGTGCAGGCGTACCGCAGGACTGGACGACACATATGATCGGTCATGAGCTAACCTCGTTACACAGCATCGATCATGCTCGCACCCTAACCATTTTATTACCCTCAGTAATGCGTGAGTTGAAAGACAGCAAAAAAGAGAAACTACTTCAATATGCACATAATGTCTGGAATATTACGCTCGATGATACTCATCAAGACGAAGACGCTGTCATTGAAGACGCTATTGTCCGTACAGAAAACTTCTTCCGCGAGCTTGGCTTGCCCGTCAGTTTAGAAGATGCAGAACTTGATGCGTCAGCTATTGACCCGATTATCAAGCAGCTTGAAGTACACAACATGGTGAAACTGGGCGAGCACAGCAACAATGATTTAGAAGTATCACGCCGTATTCTACAACGTGCTATTAGTAGCAAAGCTGCTTAA
- the pdxH gene encoding pyridoxamine 5'-phosphate oxidase: protein MDFTDQRLSYEKGELDQQSVPDSPFELLKEWMNEAIAQKVQEPYAMSLATCGADNKPSVRIVLMREITENGVVFYTNYESAKGQDIAENPNVEALFFWHELERQVRISGSIAKIDANKSAAYFQKRPHDSRVGAWVSQPQSGEVADREVMQSKFDELQNQYPESSQVPTPEFWGGYEISIHEIEFWQGRANRMHDRIVYTKDNGESWTTKRLLP from the coding sequence ATGGATTTTACCGATCAGCGTTTGTCATACGAAAAAGGTGAGCTTGATCAACAGTCCGTCCCAGACTCTCCATTTGAGCTACTAAAAGAATGGATGAATGAGGCAATAGCACAAAAGGTGCAAGAGCCTTATGCGATGAGCTTGGCGACGTGCGGTGCTGATAATAAACCTAGCGTGCGCATCGTACTTATGCGTGAGATTACTGAAAATGGTGTGGTGTTTTATACCAACTATGAAAGCGCTAAAGGTCAAGATATTGCCGAAAACCCGAATGTCGAAGCGCTATTCTTTTGGCACGAGCTGGAGCGTCAAGTACGTATTAGTGGCAGCATTGCTAAAATCGATGCTAATAAGTCAGCTGCTTACTTTCAAAAGCGTCCTCACGACAGTCGAGTGGGTGCGTGGGTCAGTCAACCTCAAAGTGGCGAAGTTGCTGATCGTGAGGTGATGCAATCCAAGTTTGATGAGCTACAAAACCAGTATCCAGAAAGTAGCCAAGTGCCAACACCAGAGTTTTGGGGTGGTTATGAGATTAGCATTCATGAGATTGAGTTTTGGCAAGGTCGTGCCAATCGTATGCATGACCGTATTGTCTATACTAAAGACAATGGTGAAAGCTGGACTACCAAGCGCCTTTTGCCGTAA
- a CDS encoding TetR/AcrR family transcriptional regulator — protein MSAASTTIPPDTKTHLLETGYQLISKKGFTAVGIKQILDTAGIPKGSFYHYFASKEAFGEAIISHYFTDYKIRLDTIGRQKVNAQQKIYDYFQSWYDTQQNGCDHEKCLVVKLSAEVADLSEPMRIALNAGYQQTISWLAEQIKAGWADDSVPQPDNIAAESMAKRWYFAWLGASLIAKISQTNTPLAEVWQMTTSQLGR, from the coding sequence ATGTCTGCGGCCTCAACCACAATCCCACCAGATACCAAAACGCATCTGTTAGAAACAGGCTATCAACTGATTTCCAAAAAAGGTTTTACTGCCGTCGGTATCAAACAAATACTAGACACAGCCGGTATTCCTAAAGGCTCTTTTTACCATTATTTTGCCTCAAAGGAAGCGTTCGGTGAAGCTATCATCAGTCATTATTTCACTGACTATAAGATACGCTTAGACACCATTGGTCGTCAAAAAGTTAATGCTCAGCAAAAGATTTATGATTACTTTCAAAGCTGGTATGACACCCAGCAAAATGGCTGTGATCATGAAAAGTGCTTGGTGGTGAAGCTCAGCGCTGAGGTTGCAGATCTGTCTGAACCTATGCGCATCGCACTGAATGCTGGTTACCAGCAGACCATCAGCTGGCTTGCCGAACAAATCAAAGCAGGCTGGGCGGATGACTCTGTACCACAGCCTGACAATATCGCGGCCGAGAGCATGGCAAAACGTTGGTATTTTGCTTGGCTTGGTGCCAGTTTAATCGCCAAGATTAGCCAAACCAATACACCGCTTGCAGAAGTATGGCAGATGACTACTTCTCAATTGGGACGCTAA
- a CDS encoding NADP-dependent oxidoreductase has product MSFDKQQNQKINRQIKLASRPTGEPKAENFDMVTSDIPSPNNNEMLLRTVYLSLDPYMRGRMSDAKSYADPLEVGDVMMGGTVAQVVESNIDKFAVGDLVVSNSGWQDYSVSDGEGVLKLDKNMSNPSYGLGVLGMPGFTGYMGLTDIGKPQKGETLVVAAATGPVGATVGQVGNQYGLRTVGVAGGKEKCDFAVNELGFDLCIDHKADDFAEQLKAACPDGIDIYYENVGGKVFDAVMPLLNAHARIPVCGLVSQYNATELPDGKDRLGVLMGNILSRRLTIKGFIIFEEYGDHFPEFLKTMSKWVESGDVKTKEYIAEGLDDAPNAFVRMLNGDNFGKTVVKVSEVE; this is encoded by the coding sequence ATGAGCTTTGATAAACAACAAAATCAAAAAATAAACCGTCAAATCAAATTGGCAAGCCGTCCAACAGGTGAGCCAAAAGCTGAAAACTTTGATATGGTAACCAGCGATATCCCATCGCCAAATAACAATGAAATGCTGCTGCGTACCGTTTACTTATCATTAGATCCATACATGCGTGGACGTATGAGCGATGCAAAAAGCTATGCTGATCCGCTAGAAGTGGGTGACGTCATGATGGGTGGCACGGTTGCCCAAGTCGTTGAATCCAATATCGATAAATTTGCTGTGGGTGACTTAGTGGTCTCAAACTCAGGCTGGCAAGACTATAGCGTCAGTGATGGCGAAGGCGTCTTAAAGCTTGACAAAAACATGTCAAATCCTTCTTATGGTTTAGGTGTACTAGGTATGCCCGGCTTTACCGGTTACATGGGTTTGACCGACATCGGTAAGCCGCAAAAAGGGGAAACTTTGGTCGTCGCTGCTGCAACGGGTCCCGTTGGTGCAACAGTAGGTCAAGTTGGCAACCAATATGGCTTACGTACCGTTGGTGTGGCTGGTGGCAAAGAGAAATGTGACTTTGCTGTCAATGAGCTAGGCTTTGATCTCTGTATTGACCATAAAGCGGATGACTTTGCCGAGCAATTAAAAGCGGCTTGCCCAGATGGCATCGATATCTATTACGAAAACGTCGGTGGCAAAGTATTTGATGCCGTTATGCCATTATTAAATGCGCATGCACGTATCCCAGTCTGTGGTCTGGTTTCGCAATACAACGCCACCGAGCTGCCTGATGGCAAAGATCGTTTAGGCGTATTAATGGGCAACATTCTAAGCCGTCGTCTCACCATTAAAGGGTTCATTATTTTTGAAGAATATGGCGATCACTTCCCAGAATTCTTAAAAACCATGAGTAAATGGGTCGAGTCAGGCGATGTTAAAACCAAAGAATATATCGCTGAAGGCTTAGACGATGCACCAAACGCCTTTGTTCGCATGCTAAATGGCGATAACTTTGGTAAAACAGTGGTTAAAGTTTCTGAGGTTGAATAA
- a CDS encoding type 1 glutamine amidotransferase domain-containing protein, with protein MNILMVLTSHDKLGDTGKKTGFWLEEFAAPYYAFIDAGVNVTLASPAGGQPPLDPSSDTEDTQTKDTKRFKEDSDAQKHLANTEKLADMNAEDFDSVFYPGGHGPLWDLAVDKNSINLIETFVKQDKPVAFVCHSPAALKNVKIDGEYLVKGKTVTGFTNSEEDAVGLTDVVPFLVEDALKANGGNYEKAADWESFVVEDGLLITGQNPASSEEAAKRLITKLKG; from the coding sequence ATGAATATTTTAATGGTACTAACCTCACATGATAAGTTGGGCGATACTGGTAAAAAAACGGGCTTTTGGCTAGAAGAGTTTGCCGCGCCTTATTACGCTTTTATCGATGCGGGCGTCAATGTGACACTTGCTTCTCCTGCTGGCGGGCAGCCACCGCTTGATCCGAGCAGCGATACTGAAGACACGCAAACGAAAGATACCAAGCGTTTTAAAGAAGACAGCGACGCTCAAAAGCATCTTGCCAATACTGAAAAACTCGCTGATATGAACGCTGAAGATTTTGATTCAGTCTTTTATCCAGGCGGTCATGGTCCACTATGGGACTTGGCAGTTGATAAAAATTCGATCAATTTGATTGAGACTTTCGTCAAACAAGACAAACCTGTCGCCTTTGTTTGTCATTCTCCAGCCGCTCTTAAAAATGTCAAAATTGACGGTGAGTATTTAGTCAAAGGCAAAACAGTGACTGGCTTTACCAATTCAGAAGAAGACGCCGTTGGTCTCACAGATGTCGTGCCATTCTTAGTAGAAGATGCACTAAAAGCCAATGGTGGTAACTATGAAAAAGCCGCTGATTGGGAATCATTTGTGGTCGAAGATGGCTTGCTGATTACTGGGCAAAACCCAGCGTCATCAGAAGAAGCTGCCAAGCGCTTAATCACTAAGCTGAAAGGTTAA
- a CDS encoding HlyD family secretion protein codes for MSEDKLNDLDDHNQDTAQDATQNTAKNNQTSSKAAAIEIPLSQSKNDDIVTIPKTEDSIITSVADADETPMPPKEPIPDATGWSPKKKSYFNLGLLIALIIIGVLLILYAWKLPPFTPTVQQTNNAFVKGQTTIISPQVSGYVTEVAVQDFENVQAGDLLVKIDDRAFLQQLEQAQADIEVAMTDRSSNAQDTGTSQAQIEARKADLYSAKVSVDSAREDVKRYQGLDAIGAVSKAEVAHAQAQLAQAQAGVQQAEANLQVALEASKKTSGSRSSLDANIKNAEAVAKQAQLNLDNTIIRAPESGQLSQVSVKAGQYVSAGTQLMYVVPKGVWIIANFKETQVANMTVGEPATIHVDALGGATFRGHVSNISPATGSEFSAGAANPATGNYIKIAQRIPVRIDLEQGQPELAQLRPGMSVSVDVDTKPN; via the coding sequence ATGAGCGAAGACAAGTTAAATGATCTTGATGACCATAATCAAGACACCGCTCAAGATGCCACCCAAAATACTGCTAAAAACAATCAGACATCATCCAAGGCAGCAGCAATAGAGATTCCTCTAAGCCAATCAAAAAATGATGATATTGTGACTATACCGAAAACAGAGGACTCGATAATAACGTCCGTTGCTGATGCTGATGAAACGCCAATGCCGCCAAAAGAGCCTATTCCTGACGCTACAGGTTGGTCGCCTAAAAAGAAATCTTACTTTAACCTAGGCTTATTGATTGCACTAATCATTATTGGCGTCCTTTTGATTCTTTATGCGTGGAAGCTACCGCCCTTTACGCCTACGGTTCAACAGACTAATAATGCCTTTGTAAAAGGTCAAACAACGATTATCAGCCCGCAAGTTTCTGGCTATGTCACAGAAGTGGCAGTGCAAGATTTTGAAAATGTACAAGCAGGTGATTTATTGGTCAAGATAGACGACCGTGCCTTTTTGCAGCAGCTCGAACAAGCACAAGCCGATATCGAAGTCGCTATGACCGACCGCTCAAGCAATGCGCAAGATACGGGCACCAGTCAGGCACAAATCGAAGCACGTAAAGCGGACTTATATAGTGCCAAAGTCAGCGTTGATAGTGCACGCGAAGATGTAAAGCGCTATCAAGGACTTGATGCGATTGGCGCAGTATCCAAAGCAGAAGTTGCTCATGCCCAAGCTCAGCTCGCTCAAGCACAAGCTGGCGTGCAGCAAGCAGAAGCCAATTTACAAGTCGCCCTTGAGGCCAGCAAAAAAACCAGTGGTAGCCGCTCATCACTCGATGCCAATATTAAAAATGCAGAAGCAGTTGCTAAGCAAGCACAGCTTAATTTAGACAATACTATTATCAGAGCACCGGAATCAGGACAACTGAGTCAAGTCAGCGTCAAAGCGGGGCAATATGTCAGCGCGGGCACACAGCTCATGTATGTGGTGCCAAAAGGCGTGTGGATTATTGCCAACTTTAAAGAAACCCAAGTGGCAAATATGACTGTCGGTGAGCCTGCAACGATTCATGTGGATGCGCTAGGCGGCGCTACGTTTCGAGGTCATGTCAGCAATATCTCGCCAGCGACTGGCAGTGAATTTAGCGCGGGCGCGGCAAACCCTGCGACTGGCAATTATATTAAAATCGCTCAGCGTATTCCGGTACGAATAGATTTGGAGCAAGGACAACCTGAGCTTGCGCAATTGCGCCCCGGTATGTCGGTATCGGTCGATGTCGATACTAAACCGAACTAG